Proteins from one Fragaria vesca subsp. vesca linkage group LG6, FraVesHawaii_1.0, whole genome shotgun sequence genomic window:
- the LOC101291268 gene encoding uncharacterized protein LOC101291268 has protein sequence MAEKEGGIIKKGHEEGLALATALLQEFELPLGLLPLADVIEVGFVRSTGYMWIVQKKKVEHSFKIIGKLVSYDTEIKGYVEKQRIKKLKGVKAKELMLWPPVSEIIADAQPTGKIHFKSLAGITKTFPVEAFAAGQ, from the coding sequence ATGGCAGAGAAGGAAGGAGGCATCATCAAGAAGGGACACGAAGAGGGACTGGCATTGGCAACTGCACTTCTCCAAGAGTTTGAGCTTCCACTCGGACTTTTGCCCCTTGCTGATGTGATTGAAGTTGGTTTCGTGAGGAGTACTGGCTACATGTGGATCGTCCAGAAGAAGAAGGTTGAGCACAGTTTCAAGATCATCGGTAAGCTTGTGAGTTATGACACAGAGATCAAAGGATATGTTGAGAAGCAGAGGATCAAGAAGCTGAAGGGAGTGAAGGCCAAAGAGCTCATGTTGTGGCCTCCAGTGAGTGAAATCATTGCTGATGCGCAACCAACCGGAAAGATTCACTTCAAGAGCCTTGCTGGCATCACCAAAACTTTTCCAGTTGAGGCGTTCGCTGCTGGTCAGTAA
- the LOC101290979 gene encoding pentatricopeptide repeat-containing protein At4g35130, chloroplastic-like, which produces MQWNLLIKTHIEWGRLDSALLLYRKMRELGVPHDGFTFPIVNKAVLMIGDGVRYAGVLHSLAIQMGFGLDLYFGNTMIELYVKCGCFSYARKLFDEMCDRDLITWTSMISGYVSQGNVTSGFSLFNEMRMELEPNSVTMLAMLQGGCCFETSIYGRQLHAYVIKNGLLSHGAVENSILRMYAKLGTGEEVEDFFRELDRRDVVTWNICISYYTSRGDVVKVRDLFKEMQGEVAPSIETLTIVISALAIHGILSQGESLHGLAIKSGLRDDVLQTSLLDFYAKCAKLESADKLFREIRDRNCITCGAMMFGLIQNGYIYEAVGVFRQIQAAGLDPGAEILRNLIDAFANLGALKLGQAVHGCIIRKSFYGTEECHTHLETSVINMYIRCGSISTARVCFNGMVLKDVVAWTSMIEGYGSHGLGFEALKLFDLMTRQGIKPNSVTFLSLLSACSHSGLVTEGCSAFYSMKWRYGIEPDLDHYTCLVDLLARCGKLKEALAVILKMLAFPDSRIFGALLSGSRIYGNIELGQYAAQRLLELEPDNVGYFTLLSNTQASVRQWDEVEEIRRTMKENDLKKKPGWSCIEAKGLIHGFVSGDNSHHHIEEIYEVLGCLSRLI; this is translated from the coding sequence ATGCAGTGGAATCTACTCATAAAGACCCACATTGAATGGGGTCGTCTCGATTCGGCTTTGTTGCTGTACAGAAAGATGCGCGAGCTGGGTGTTCCACATGATGGTTTTACATTTCCAATTGTAAACAAGGCGGTCTTGATGATTGGTGATGGTGTTAGATATGCAGGGGTGCTTCATTCTTTGGCAATTCAAATGGGTTTTGGATTGGATTTGTATTTTGGCAATACCATGATTGAGTTGTATGTGAAATGCGGCTGTTTCAGTTATGCCCGGAAGCTGTTTGATGAAATGTGTGACAGAGATTTAATCACTTGGACTTCGATGATTTCCGGGTATGTTTCTCAAGGAAATGTTACTTCTGGGTTTAGTTTGTTTAACGAAATGAGGATGGAATTGGAACCGAATTCAGTGACAATGTTGGCCATGTTGCAAGGTGGTTGTTGTTTCGAAACTTCAATATACGGGAGGCAACTTCATGCATATGTGATTAAGAATGGTTTACTGAGTCATGGAGCTGTTGAGAACTCAATCTTGAGAATGTACGCTAAACTAGGTACCGGTGAAGAAGTGGAAGACTTTTTCAGGGAACTTGATAGAAGGGATGTTGTTACCTGGAATATTTGTATTTCCTATTATACTTCGAGAGGGGATGTTGTAAAAGTAAGAGATTTGTTCAAGGAGATGCAAGGTGAAGTAGCACCAAGCATTGAGACGTTAACTATAGTTATATCAGCATTGGCCATACATGGGATTCTATCCCAAGGTGAAAGCCTCCACGGTTTAGCAATAAAAAGTGGTCTTCGTGATGATGTTTTACAGACTTCTTTGTTGGACTTTTATGCCAAATGTGCAAAATTGGAAAGTGCGGATAAATTGTTTAGAGAAATCCGTGATAGAAATTGCATTACTTGCGGTGCAATGATGTTTGGACTCATTCAAAATGGGTATATTTATGAAGCAGTTGGAGTGTTTAGACAAATACAAGCTGCAGGTCTTGATCCAGGGGCAGAGATACTAAGAAACCTCATTGATGCATTTGCAAATTTAGGTGCTCTGAAGTTAGGACAAGCAGTTCATGGCTGCATAATAAGGAAATCATTTTACGGAACTGAGGAGTGCCATACTCATCTTGAAACCTCCGTAATCAACATGTACATAAGATGTGGCAGCATATCTACAGCTAGAGTGTGTTTTAATGGAATGGTTCTCAAAGATGTGGTGGCATGGACATCAATGATTGAGGGTTATGGGAGCCATGGACTTGGTTTTGAAGCCTTGAAACTCTTTGATCTAATGACAAGACAAGGAATAAAGCCAAATAGTGTCACCTTCTTAAGTTTGTTATCTGCTTGTAGCCACTCTGGTCTTGTGACTGAAGGTTGTTCAGCTTTTTATTCCATGAAATGGAGGTATGGAATCGAACCCGATTTAGATCATTATACTTGTCTTGTTGATCTCTTGGCCAGATGTGGAAAGCTCAAAGAGGCCTTGGCTGTCATTTTGAAAATGTTGGCTTTTCCAGATAGTAGGATTTTCGGGGCTCTTCTTTCAGGATCTAGAATTTACGGCAACATAGAGCTTGGGCAATATGCAGCCCAGAGGCTCTTGGAATTAGAACCTGATAATGTTGGATATTTTACTCTGTTGAGTAATACACAAGCCAGTGTCAGACAGTGGGATGAAGTAGAAGAGATAAGGAGAACTATGAAGGAAAATGACCTAAAGAAGAAGCCAGGGTGGAGCTGCATTGAGGCTAAAGGTTTGATTCATGGGTTTGTTTCTGGAGATAATTCGCACCATCACATTGAGGAGATTTATGAAGTATTGGGGTGCTTAAGTAGGTTAATATGA
- the LOC101315459 gene encoding putative ribonuclease H protein At1g65750-like produces the protein MGNKAIERRFKFKLGVEDAEAWGLFFGLQLAVNLNVQKLEVESDSPILVQLVQMNDCGLHPLGSLISGCINFMASFNSTKISHIFREGYMTADVLAKDNINHDLGLLMLDDPLIHAAQMFLDDISAVF, from the exons ATGGGGAACAAGGCAATTGAAAGAAGATTCAAATTCAAACTAGGAGTCGAAG ATGCTGAAGCTTGGGGCTTATTTTTCGGTCTACAACTTGCTGTAAATCTTAATGTTCAAAAACTTGAAGTTGAGTCAGACTCTCCCATCCTTGTTCAGCTTGTGCAAATGAATGATTGTGGTCTTCATCCTCTTGGTTCTCTGATTTCTGGATGTATAAACTTCATGGCCAGTTTCAACTCCACTAAGATCAGTCATATTTTCAGAGAGGGATACATGACTGCTGATGTTTTAGCCAAAGACAACATTAATCATGATCTGGGTTTACTCATGCTCGACGATCCTCTTATCCATGCTGCTCAAATGTTTCTTGATGATATTTCTGCTGTTTTCTAG